The Saprospiraceae bacterium genome contains the following window.
TTTCCATCGTTTCATAACGTTCTAAGAAAGCTCTGGAATTTTGCAATCGTTCAAAACTTAATTCAACAGGAATATCAATATAGATATGTATGGTAGGTTTCGCTAATTCTACACAAAGCGCATTGGCATTCATTACCCAATCCAATGGAACCAAACTTCCTTGATAGGCATAGGATGATAAATAATACCGGTCGCAGATGACAGTAATTCCTTTTTCCAGATTAGCCAGTATTCCTTCCTCATGATTTATAACATGGTCCAAACGATCAGCTACAAATAATGCTGCAATCGTTCGATCGTCTGCATCAAGCTTGTGTGCAAAAATATCACGGATCATTTTTCCAATAGGGCGTGTACTTGGCTCAGCCGTTAAGTGTACTGTATCTCCCTGCTGAATCAATCGATCTGCCAATCGTTTCGCCTGGGTACTTTTGCCACAACCATCGATTCCTTCAAAAGCAATAAACTTTGGTTTTTTAATCATTTCAAGACAAAAATAAAATATTACGTCTGGTTTAAAGTGTTTTTCAATAATCAGCTAAAAAACAAAAGCCATCGGTTTGTTGCCGATGGCTTTTGGATAGTTATGTGTTTCTCTAAATATAATTATTCGATCACAACAATTTTTTGATTAGCCTCTTGGTTTTTACCAACAACTTTAATGTGATACATTCCGGGTTTCCATCCGGATGTATTAACAAATAAAGAACCCAAATCTGTCTTTTCAGCATAAACCAATTTTCCAGTTTCATCTGCAACCAATACGCGGAGCAATTCATCGCGATTGAAAGAACTCATATTGATAAAAAAGTAAGAACTCGCAGGATTTGGATTTACACTGATTTCTTTTTTCTCAACTTTTTGATTGGTACCAACCACAAACACAAGATCTGCTGAATTGGATTGTAAAACGCTCTTATCACTTTCCTGTAACCAGGCAATCACTTCCAAATTAGCAAAATCTTCAATGCTATGTTCTGTTGCTAAATTAATAATATTGGCTGTTTGCGCATCCAATGGCAATCGATACGCTCCTGGTACAGTCCAAGTTAAATTAATGGTTTTACTGGACTCTGCTGGCACTGCACCAACCAAAGAACCAGCAGAACTGGGTATTAATTTTTTCATTACATGGGGAAATTCAGTTTCTCCATTGGTTTTAACATTTTTTACCGTTTTCTTTTCTGCGATCGCAACATTCAAACGGGTCGTTGCAGTTATCGGTGCTATGGTTTGGATTTCGATGCTTACATCAATTTTTTGACCATTTACAGTACCACTTGGATTGATTTGATAAAAAGCAGGAATTTCCTGCAATTCAGCAAATTGAGGAACAGTATAACCATTCGGATTAATATTGGTTGTTCCATCTAAAAACAATGCAGGAATTGCATTTACGCCACCGTAATAATTTCCACGGTCACGTGCCTCTTGTGTGTAATAAGGATCTCCCGTTCCTGGAAAATAATAATGATAGTTTAACTCAGTATACAATTCCGGAAAATTACTCTGCACCGCATGCATGGTTTCATTGCCTGGCTTACAAGGTGGACAGGTTGAAGAAGAAAAATTCTCATGCATTAATTTACGAGTTATTGATGTGTCATTCACATTTACAATCGTACGGATGGTATCATCAGCAATGGTTCCTGTTGGATTATCATTTACCAAACTAATCCAGGATTTCACTGTATAGACTCCTTTTGTTGCGGAAGCCCAAACATCCGGATGGCTCACTTGAAAATCTGCTAAAGGAGCTGCATTCAATCCGGTAATTTCTTTTGAAACACTTGGACCATTGTCTACATTGTAGTTATATACTACTTTTGAAACAATCGTTGATCCTGTATTGCGGAATGTTCCGTTTACTGTCAATGGAAAATCTTTGGTCAGATAATATTTTTTAAAATCATGTTGTAACCCAAGGACATCTTCTTGCGATTGAGTACCCTGAATAAATTCAAAATAGGTATTATCATCAACTAAAAAGTTATTCAGATTATCACTTTTATAATCAGGAGATCCATCCACCATGACCGCGTAGTTTGCATCCACCTGAACGCCCAAAGTAATATTTGTTTTATCCTGACACACTGCACTGTTAAACACACATTGCGTCCTTTGATCTACTATATAAATTTTATTGGTGGTTTCTTCCAATACAACCGATGCATAAATCCATCCAGCTTTTAGATTGGGTTCACTATAAGAATTGTATTGAATCCAAAATTGACGATTCGGTTTTGTTCCAAAAGTTTTGGTAACAATGTAATCCCCGGTTGCACAACGCAATCCCCAAATGCATATAGAACTGTCAGGAATCAGTGCGCTTGGTAATGCAACATTATTAGAATCAACTTTTAAAGCTGTTTTAGTATTAAAAGTTACAACGCCACTGCTACTTGCTTTAAATTTAGTAACCAACGCTCCGTTAAAATAAAAGGTAATTGGCAAATTAATAACTGCAGTCCAGTTACCGGATGCCTGAGGACCCGTCATAATCGTAGTCCATCCCGTTGGCAATCCACCACCCGGAGGATACTCGTTGTCCTTGTTTAATTCACCTGGGTTTTTTCCAATTTTTGGATAAGGCAGGTAATAATATTGAGCTTCTACGATGCTCAAACAAAATAAAAATGTGAGAAAAAGGTAAAGTCGCTTCATTTGAATAAATTTTAGACAAACATAATAATTTTATAACTTAATTTATTCTCAATTTATTAACCGGATTGTTATTAACACATGTACATAAAATGTATTTATTATAAATTGATATTCAATACAATTTACATTAATGGAAACTATAAAACTACTTACTCTAGGTTTAAAAATTATTATATACTAAATTTAATAACTGTAACTGATTGTTTATAAAAATGCGAAATCAAGGTAAACGGAGGCCTAAGCTTGCCTATAATTTTACTATTTTTCTATTAACAGATCTCCCTTTATAATCTGAAACATGCATAAAGTAGAGAGCAGCTGGTAAATCTATTAAAGAAATAGACAGTTGGGATGTAGGCCTTTGCAAGGTTTGTGACTTCACTTTTTTTCCCAAGCCATCATAAATGTCAATAATTAAATCAGGAAAAAGAGTGGTATCAGCATTGCTAAAATAAATCTCATCCGTTGTTGGGTTTGGATATATTTTGAATGTATTTGTCCAGTCATGCTTAGCAAGATAACTTAAACTGTCGCAAACACTATTGCTCACCGGACCTAATTGATAATTTGGCATGATTGGAAGTCCACCGATCATCCATGATTCCAAAATCAAGTCCCGCAGTTTAAATCTTGAGGATAAGCCTTTTTCATTTGGATTATTAATTACATGCAAATAAATATTACTTGAATAACAGCTTAAATAAATTTTTCCATTATCTGCAAGAGCCATTTGATAAAATCCGGTAGTAAATACATCTTGGTAAAAGTAACCATCCCAAATACCTATCGTATCAATATAACCAGGCTTATTGATATGTTCTAAGTCATATTGCCAAATACGGGTATAATCATTCAGGTATAAAAATCTAGAATTTGGTGAAACAGCTATGCTGGCTAATTTAATCTCAGGATTTACAAACGTTTTCAGTTGCAATGTATTTGATAATTTGCCAGAACATCGATCGAAATCAAACAATTGGATACCATAGTCAAAGCAGTACTTTATAAATTTAGTTCCATCCGGACTGAAAATACTATTTCCGCTCCAGTCATATTTTCCGCCAACCTCACCATAATCCTGCGTAGCATGCAAATGCATCCCTGAAGGATCTAATAAATAAATATAATGTCTATTTGAATTATACTTTTCAAAAATAAGCCACCAATCCCGCCCATTGGCGTGCCTGCAATATGCTAAGTGAGCTTTATTGAAATTATCTTTCAATAGAAGCTTGTTCTTTTCTACTACCTTGAAATTATAATCCAAACTATCTTTTATAATTATAGATACTAATAGTTTGTCTGCTACTACAGATCTAATTTGGTCTCCCGGATCTCTATTATAGATTAATGATAAATGGACTAAAATATATTGATCGTCGTGTCCGGGTTTTGGCAACAAAATATGATTAAATGCAGCAGGATAATACTCAGGACTAAAATCATTTCTAACTTCTCCTGGATTCAATTCGTCACCATTTTCAATAACTGCAAGGTCGCTGCCATAAAGATTCAACCCCTCAGTAAATAATATTAACTGACCAAATTTATTACAAATTGATGTGTTAATAAGATCTGTTTTAGCATGAAATTCATTTCTTAAAAAAACTTGTTCTATTTGTTTCCCACTAAAATCCAAAGTAGTTATTCCAAATTTAGGATTCTTTCCCACATTATTATCATAACCAACAATCCATGTTTTACTCTGATATTGTTGAAAAGATTCAATTGGCAATAATAAAATGGGTAATATTAATATAAATTTAAACTTGCTATTAAAATAAAATATTTCCTTCATTTTTTTATAAGTATTCCAGAGAAAATAAATTATTCAAATTTAAGAGTTCATTTCCTAATTTTTAACAAATTTCCTAACAACGCTTCCATCTAAAAAATTTAGTTGCAAAAAATAAAGGCCCTTATTGAGTCGCTCTATATTCAAATCGAATTCTAATTGCCTATCCCAACTACTTTTTTGCAACAAATCACCAGTTTGATTATAAATAGTATAATTAATTGGCAGATTATCCTTTATAATCACAACACGCAATAGATCTTTTGCAGGATTTGGATAAACGTTAAAATAATGATTATAGAAAATATTATTATTAGACG
Protein-coding sequences here:
- the tmk gene encoding dTMP kinase; its protein translation is MIKKPKFIAFEGIDGCGKSTQAKRLADRLIQQGDTVHLTAEPSTRPIGKMIRDIFAHKLDADDRTIAALFVADRLDHVINHEEGILANLEKGITVICDRYYLSSYAYQGSLVPLDWVMNANALCVELAKPTIHIYIDIPVELSFERLQNSRAFLERYETMENLKRVRDMYFEVITLLKEQEHLVILDGTQSIDAIAEDVWEEVRRL
- a CDS encoding T9SS type A sorting domain-containing protein, with the protein product MKRLYLFLTFLFCLSIVEAQYYYLPYPKIGKNPGELNKDNEYPPGGGLPTGWTTIMTGPQASGNWTAVINLPITFYFNGALVTKFKASSSGVVTFNTKTALKVDSNNVALPSALIPDSSICIWGLRCATGDYIVTKTFGTKPNRQFWIQYNSYSEPNLKAGWIYASVVLEETTNKIYIVDQRTQCVFNSAVCQDKTNITLGVQVDANYAVMVDGSPDYKSDNLNNFLVDDNTYFEFIQGTQSQEDVLGLQHDFKKYYLTKDFPLTVNGTFRNTGSTIVSKVVYNYNVDNGPSVSKEITGLNAAPLADFQVSHPDVWASATKGVYTVKSWISLVNDNPTGTIADDTIRTIVNVNDTSITRKLMHENFSSSTCPPCKPGNETMHAVQSNFPELYTELNYHYYFPGTGDPYYTQEARDRGNYYGGVNAIPALFLDGTTNINPNGYTVPQFAELQEIPAFYQINPSGTVNGQKIDVSIEIQTIAPITATTRLNVAIAEKKTVKNVKTNGETEFPHVMKKLIPSSAGSLVGAVPAESSKTINLTWTVPGAYRLPLDAQTANIINLATEHSIEDFANLEVIAWLQESDKSVLQSNSADLVFVVGTNQKVEKKEISVNPNPASSYFFINMSSFNRDELLRVLVADETGKLVYAEKTDLGSLFVNTSGWKPGMYHIKVVGKNQEANQKIVVIE
- a CDS encoding T9SS type A sorting domain-containing protein, whose amino-acid sequence is MKEIFYFNSKFKFILILPILLLPIESFQQYQSKTWIVGYDNNVGKNPKFGITTLDFSGKQIEQVFLRNEFHAKTDLINTSICNKFGQLILFTEGLNLYGSDLAVIENGDELNPGEVRNDFSPEYYPAAFNHILLPKPGHDDQYILVHLSLIYNRDPGDQIRSVVADKLLVSIIIKDSLDYNFKVVEKNKLLLKDNFNKAHLAYCRHANGRDWWLIFEKYNSNRHYIYLLDPSGMHLHATQDYGEVGGKYDWSGNSIFSPDGTKFIKYCFDYGIQLFDFDRCSGKLSNTLQLKTFVNPEIKLASIAVSPNSRFLYLNDYTRIWQYDLEHINKPGYIDTIGIWDGYFYQDVFTTGFYQMALADNGKIYLSCYSSNIYLHVINNPNEKGLSSRFKLRDLILESWMIGGLPIMPNYQLGPVSNSVCDSLSYLAKHDWTNTFKIYPNPTTDEIYFSNADTTLFPDLIIDIYDGLGKKVKSQTLQRPTSQLSISLIDLPAALYFMHVSDYKGRSVNRKIVKL